One region of Astyanax mexicanus isolate ESR-SI-001 unplaced genomic scaffold, AstMex3_surface scaffold_41, whole genome shotgun sequence genomic DNA includes:
- the LOC125794537 gene encoding uncharacterized protein LOC125794537 produces the protein MAPCPVCQKVLSSISAHLSTVHHVENVEEKKILIQLANQKVSILTSPCPVPGCGYQKSRLDRHLTSCHRDLSDQARDRYIQTAQRIKAITLLRELRASSPNVPMATRLDLAAADESSTHDYDRVLESAKPGVLDISRRLRMGQQVEESLQTLFRYVCEAILLKEHQLAESAVLNFKVEHWVSRTPSTSGIFLEHFDISLTPVFTAAWYRLGLTEEEQTEF, from the exons ATGGCTCCCTGTCCAGTTTGCCAGAAGGTGCTGTCCTCCATCTCTGCGCACCTTTCCACAGTACATCATGTGGAAAACGTAGAGGAGAAGAAGATCCTGATTCAGCTGGCGAATCAGAAAGTGTCGATCCTGACATCTCCGTGTCCTGTTCCGGGATGTGGGTATCAGAAGTCTCGTCTTGACCGCCATCTGACCAGCTGCCATCGGGACCTGTCCGACCAGGCCAGGGATAGATACATACAGACGGCACAGAGGATCAAAGCCATTACTCTCCTGAGAGAGTTGAGGGCCAGCAGTCCGAACGTGCCCATGGCCACTCGCTTGGACTTGGCTGCTGCTGACGA ATCTTCAACGCACGACTACGACCGAGTACTCGAGTCAGCGAAACCTGGCGTCCTCGATATCAGTCGTAGACTGAGAATGGGACAACAGGTGGAAGAGAGTCTGCAGACACTGTTCCGGTACGTCTGTGAGGCGATACTGCTGAAGGAGCATCAACTGGCAGAGAgtgctgtgctgaacttcaag GTAGAGCATTGGGTTTCTCGAACCCCATCAACCAGTGGCATTTTCCTTGAACACTTTGACATCAGCCTGACTCCTGTc TTCACAGCAGCCTGGTACAGACTGGGCCTTActgaggaagagcagacagagttttaa